The DNA segment gcagaatgatctctgtgggttcaaggccagcttggtctacagagtaaaatcctgtctcaaaaaaaaaaaaaaaaaaaaaaaaaaaaggaaggaagagaggctggagagagggctcagcggttgaatgctcttccagaggtcctgagctcaattcccagcacccacatggtggttcacaaccatctgaaatgggatctgattccctcttctggtgtgtctgaagacagcgacagtgtacttatatatctttaagaaagaaagaaaggggggttggggatttagctcagtggtagagcacttgcctgggaagcgcaaggccctgggttcggtccccagctccgaaaaaaagaactaaaaaaaaaaaaaaaaaaaaaaaaaagaaagaaaaagaaaagaaagaaagaaaggggctggagagatggctcagccatttaaggctaggctcacaaccaaaaatatgaggaagaaagaaagaaagaaagaaagaaagaaagaaagaaagaaaacacacacatagagaaaggACTCGCACAtacacattaatttaaaaaaataaaagctaagaAAAGAAGAGCAGTGGGGGATGATGGGTACTTGGTATGATGACAGAGTTCTTGCCAGGTAAACGCAAACCAGCAGCTCCTGTATGCAGCCGTTGGAAAGTGAAAGCAGGACGTTCAAGGCTGTACTTGGCTATATACTGAGCTTGAACccatcttgggctacatgagacccaaaaaaaagaaagaaagaacgacaACAAGAACTCTAAATTGGAGGTGTAGTTCAGTAACAAGGTATTTTTGTAACacgtgcaaggccttgggttcagtccccagcccagCAATACATAATCAATAAATATCTCAGGCAGGGTGTGGTAGAGCACAGCTCAATCCGGGCATcccaggaggcagggacaggcaggtaTGTGAAGCCAAGCTGGTCTCCACAAGCTCTAGAccagccaggactgcatagtgagatcccatctcaatGACAGATAAAAAACTTAAGGACAAACAAGACCTGTGTTCAGATCCCTGTCTGGCTCTGTGACCCTGGGTACAACGTTGGTCCTCTCTAAATCTAAAGGCTCACTCATCAACAAGCCCTGCCACTGGCAGCCACTGCCAGACTGTGGGCAGCTAAGTGTCCCCATATACCTCTCCTTCATTCTTGTCTGATTCTAGGTTGTAGGGTCAGGTCTTCCCTCTGCTTGGTCTGTTGTCAGCCCCACTCTCATCCTGGGGTTCGTACCTGTATTTGGAAATGTCCTCATGTACCCACATTGTAGACCTGGATCCCTGCTCTAAGCTGACCTTGGTAGCCACCCACCAAATAAATGGTGTGCACATAAATGGTGTGCAGGCCTCTGTGCACACCTGTAAGGCTCCAAGAATCTTCTACACCTGCTTCCAAGTTCCCCATCCTGGTGCAAGACTCATGGCTCCGCCTCAGGCTCTGCGGCATCCCCACCCTGGCCACAGCTTTCCTGGACTCTGTGACTGTGGTAGCCAATGAACATCAAAAGtgggatcagaaaaaaaaaaagtgggatcAGGCTGGGCACGGTGGCACGGTGGCACGGTGGCACGGTGGCACGGTGGCACGGTGGCACGTggtgcctttaactccagcacttgggaggcaaaggcaggtgggtctctgtgaatcCAAGACCAAGCCAGGTCtaggagcaagttccaggatataCAGAAAAAcctttcaagaaaagaaaaagcaatcatCTGGCTTATGACTTAATTCCTGAACCGCAGCTCTCATCACAGAACTGAAATTCCTTGCTGTGGCCTGAAAGTCCAGGGAACTTGTGGCCTCTAGTAGCAGTGACACCATCCCTCTTTTGACAGGGTCTTTTTGAGTTCCTCCAGTGACATAGGCCTGCTCCTTAGGGCTTTTACATTTGCCTGCCTGCCCCACGTTTGAGTCAGGTTTGCTATGCAGCTCAGGACTGGCCTTAAACTCGCCAGCCTCCAATCTTTAGTTCCCCAGATGTTGAAATTACACATGAGCTTTTGCTCCTGCTTTGTACTGGCTGTTCCACCTGCCCCCCTCTTTCTGGTTGGCCTCCCATGCTCTGCAGGGGCCAATGCAAACATCAGCTCCTCCTGAAGTGAACCCCTGTTCTGCTTCCCTCTTGTCACTTTCCTGAGTTTTCCATAGTtagctgtttctgtctctgttcctctctctctctctctctctctctctctctctctctctctctctctctctctctctctctctctctgaattccCCTGATTCAGGCATGTGCCCATTTGCTTGTGACCCTCTGGCAGTGAAGGTCTCCTTCATCTCTTAATAGCCAGACCCTAGAATAGAAGGAACGTGGGAAATATTGAATGGAAATGATATGTGTCAGTACGGGTTGAAGGACAAAGGGCTTGGAGGTGTTAAAAGGACTTGTCAAAACTATATAGCAGTAGCAGAACTAAGCACCAAGCAGTCTTTTATTGCCCTAGCAATATTGAGTAAGAGTTTGGCTACCTAGCTTGCGGTCCCacgcttccagcttctggccctGTTTCCTCGTTTGAAGATGATCCCCCTCTAGTGGCTGAAATGAAGTAATGCAAATAGGGAACCAGCAAAGCTCCCGGCAGGAACACCTGTTAATAATTGTAGCAACTGTGGTCAGAGTCATTTGGCCCATCCCTTCCTGCTTTAAGACCTCAAGAGACAGTGAGCCTCCCAGACTTGTCTGTCTTCCCATGCATGCTGGGCTCCTCAGTGTGTCAAGTGTTTCTCTCCGCCACCACCGCCCACCCCCTCCCCCGACTTCTTCCCCCTAGTCCAACAGGTTTGGGGGAGGGCAGATCGAGGGGTGGGGCTCTGGGTTGGACAGCCCAGGAGTTAATTAGAGGGAGATAGGAAGAGAGGCTGGCCCACAGAAGTTCCAGAAGACTTCGATGTGTGAGAGGCTATGGGCCGGGGCTTAAATTCTACCAGACTCAGACGCCAAAAACGTCGGTTACGACTTCGGGTCCAGAAGCCCAGGCGGCAGCAGGAGGTGAGTGAGCATCAGGGCTATGGCTCCCAACACTGCCTGTGTGAGCCCACCTATTTGGCCTGGAGTCTTCTTCctagctctctttctgccttttactgacttgctgctctttttttttttttttttttttttttctttcctgcctgcctgcctgcctgcctgccttagaCAGATTGGCCTCTTTCACAGATGATCTGAGTGTCCTTCCCTTCATCTGTCCCCAAGTCTGCTCCAATCTTAGGTGGCTTTGTTTTCCCCCTCTCCACAGAGGCTGCAGCAGGAGAATCATGAGCTCCGTCGAGGACTGGCAGCCCGGGGTGCTGAGTGGGAGGCCAGAGCTGTGGAACTGGAGGGAGATGTGGAAGCCCTGCGGGCCCAGCTTGGGGAGCAGCGGTCAGAGCAGCAGGACAGTGGTCGAGAACGGGCAAGGGCCCTTGGTGAACTCAGCGAGCAAAATCTCAGGCTCAGCCAGCAGCTGGCCCAGGTGGGATGGCCCTGGCCCCTGGAGAGACGGGGCTGCTGCACAGGTCCTCAGTTGGGGGGCAGGTCAGTGGACAGGGTGGGTTAGTGTTAAATCCAGACTGTCGGATGGCTCCACTGTCAGCTCCCCTCCTCAGGCCTCCAGGACTGAACAGGAACTTCAGCGGGAGCTGGACACCCTTCGGGGGCAGTGTCAGACTCAGGCCCTGGCAGGGGCAGAGCTGAGAACGAGGCTAGAGAGTCTACAGGCAGAGGTGAGTAGCAGATGGAGCTCCCTGAGACTGGCCCAGGCAGCCCCGTGCCCCAACCTCTGCCTCATCTCTGATATCTGGCCCCAGAATCAGATGCTGCAAGACCGCCGGCAGGACCTGGAGGCCCAGATCCGAGGCCTTCGTGAAGAAGTGGACAAAGGTCAGGGCAGGCTACAGACCACCCATGAGGAGTTGCTGCTGCTTCgtagagagagaaaagagcaCAAGTTGGAGGTGATCAGAGGGGCTGGGACAGAGACatgaggaggggttgggggaggggccagCCATCTGGGCAAGTACCTCGGACTTTCTGGGAGATGTGGCCAGTTAAATCACCAAGAGCAAAGGGGATCCTGAGGGCAAGTGGGAAGCGAGAAAGTGTATTGAGTGATGGACAGGCACTTTTAAAGTACATCTGACAGCCTGGCAGGCCAGGAAGAGGGCCAAGGCCAGAACTCAGGACAGAAGTACCTGGCCTGGAAAGTCTGGGGCTGTGGACACGGTGGAAAGGAGTGAAAAGGGAGGACCGTCTGAGTTCAGACGGTTTGGCTTCTTAGCCacaccctgcctcagtttccccatttgtgAAAGGGGGTGGTATCACCTCAAAGGACTGTGGTGAACCTGTAGGACtcaaaagaatcaataaatgctAGATCAAACCAATTAGTGAATTAGAAGGAAGACTACACAGGGGAGGGGACCCACTCCGTGAGTTGACCTGATGGGGCCAGGCCTGGGGCAGAGGATGATGCCAGTCACGCCCTGCTTTATAGCCGAGGAAATTGGTGCCTTCGAAAGGGAAGATGTGTGTTCTAGGTACCTGTGTGTGATTCAGGAGAGCAGCCCTAGTCCACCAGGGTGCCGACCCTTGCATTGCCCTCGGGCGCCCCCTGTGGGCCCACCACAGAGGGCCGGCTTCCTGTAGACAGCCGGAATGATCTGTATGACCTGCAGCTGGAACGCGCTCGCTTCGAGGCTGGAGAGGCGCTGAGCACGCTGAGGAGGCTGCAGCGGCGGGTGTCGGAGCTGGAGGAGGAGTCGCGACTCCAGGACGCCGAGATCTCGGGCGCCTCCCTGCAGACCGAGCTCGCCCACAGCCTTGACAGCGATCAGGACCAAGACCAGCAAGTCAATGaatgcagagcctctcaggtgagcTTGCAGCCTACCAGCCCCACTCGAATAGTTAATGAAGGATGCAGGCTCTACTCCTTTTTTCCCCAGGGGTAACATACATCACTGACCAATTCCTTTGACATACAGACCATATTGTCCCCTGAGACTGAAGAGGCATCCAGTCCCCAGCCTTCAATCCAGGAAGAGAGTTTGGAGCCACCCAAGAAGCGAGCATCCCTGAGCCCAGTGGAGATACTggaggaaaaggaggcagaagtGGCCAG comes from the Rattus norvegicus strain BN/NHsdMcwi chromosome 10, GRCr8, whole genome shotgun sequence genome and includes:
- the Bicdl2 gene encoding BICD family-like cargo adapter 2 — translated: MDSPGGPSFSSGLLSGGASPSGDEGFFPFVLERRDSFLGGGPGPEEPEDLALQLQQKEKDLLLAAELGKMLLERNEELRRQLETLNAQHLEHEERLQQENHELRRGLAARGAEWEARAVELEGDVEALRAQLGEQRSEQQDSGRERARALGELSEQNLRLSQQLAQASRTEQELQRELDTLRGQCQTQALAGAELRTRLESLQAENQMLQDRRQDLEAQIRGLREEVDKGQGRLQTTHEELLLLRRERKEHKLELERARFEAGEALSTLRRLQRRVSELEEESRLQDAEISGASLQTELAHSLDSDQDQDQQVNECRASQTILSPETEEASSPQPSIQEESLEPPKKRASLSPVEILEEKEAEVARLQDEISLHRTELQSLRDELQRQKELRAQDNPEEALSCALSDRDEAVNKALKLSLELNRVSLERDSLSRELMRAIRQKVALTQELEAWQDDMQVVIGQQLRSQRQKELSEAAAAPRRSKTRFSLRLGSGQSGGFLSNFFRRT